The region TTCAAGCGGTTGGTGCTTGCCGCCCTCAGTGTCGTGGTGGCTGCCCTAATTACGTTGTCTTTACTGGGTAGCTATTGGGAGCCTCAAACCCAAGGGCAAATCAACCTGTTTCAAACTAATTTGTCGCTGCAAGCCCGCGAATGGCAGGGGCTAGGGGATGCTGACATCCGCGATCGCTTCCTTGGCGATCTGCAAGGGGCGATCAAAGCCTATGAAAGGGTGCTGAAGACCCCCACACCGCAAAACCAACTGCTGCGTCTACACTTGGGAGTGCTCTATGCTGAAGCTGGGCAGGGCGATCGCGCCCTGAAAACATGGCAATTCCTGATCCAAGAGGCTCAAGGGGCAACCCGCAGTACAGCAGAAGTCCTCCTCGGTCTGTGGTCAGAGCCACCGCAACTGCTCCCAGAGGCAGAACCATTGATTAAACAGACTCTCCAAGGCTGGTTTCGCGATCGCGCCCTCGAACGCCTCTATGAACTGCAACAGCGCTCCGATGCCCTGATGGCCTTGGCCAGGGCAGCACAAAACCGCGCCCAAGGGGCCTTCTATCGTCTTGCCCTCCTTGGCACCACTCCGCTGCTAGGCAGTTTGATTGGGATTGTTCTCTGGATTGTCTGGATCTATCAACACCTGCGCCGCCGCCACCAAGGGAATCCTCTCCCCTCCCCCACCCCGGTGATCTGGGGCTGGGAAACCCTCTGGGAAGGCATGGTAATCTGGTTTGCCCTCTTTTTTGCCATTAGCCTGCTGCTGATGCCCTTGGTGCGCGCCCTGATCAGTTGGGGGCTGCCGCTGCGTTCCGCTATGGCTCAAACCCTCTATGCATTGGCCAGCTACAGCCTCATCATGGGAGCAGGCTTGGGCTGGCTCTGGTATTTTCTGCGTCCCTTTGGCAAGCGCCCTTGGCAGTGGTTATGCTGGCAGGGAGGGTTAAGAGGGGCGCTGCGTTGGGGGGTAGGTGGCTATTTTGCGGCGCTTCCCCTAGTGCTGTTGAGTTCATTGGCCAGTCAAGCCCTCCTCAAAAATCAAGGGGGGGGAAACCCGTTGCTGGAGATTATTTTGCAGAGCCGTGACTATCCAACCTTTGCTCTGCTCTATGTCATGGTGGCACTGATGGCACCCTTCTTTGAGGAGATTCTTTTTCGGGGCTTTTTCTTTCGTTCTGTGCAATCCTATCTCCCCCTCGGCTCAGCCATGGGTCTCACTGGCGTGTTGTTTGCGACTGCCCACCTCAACTTAGCCGACCTCTTGCCCCTGACGGTTTTGGGAACAGTGCTCAGCTACATCTACTGGCAATCGCAAAACATTGGTGCGGCAATGATTCTCCACAGTCTCTGGAACAGTGGCTCCTTTTTGGGCTTGCTCCTATTGAGCGGGGGGGCGAAAGCGGGGTTCTAACTGCTGCACCAACCACTGGCGGGGCACTAACCGCCCGGCAAGGGCAAGGAAGCGATTGGCGGGCTGACCGGGAATGACCGTTGCCACATCGGTTTGCAAGGCAGCAAGGGTTTCGGCAACGACCTGTTCCGGCGTATCCTGCTGGGCAATGAGAGCAGGGTTGCGGGTCATATCGGCGCGCTCAAAGAAGTTGGTGGCAGTGGGTCCGGGACAGACGGCCAAGACGCGAATCCCCAAGGGTTTGACTTCTGCCCAGAGGGCTTCGCTAAAGTGGCGGACAAAGGCTTTACTGGCAGCATAGACAGCAAGGTAGGGAAGGGGCTGAAAGGCGGCAATGGAGCTGACATTAATGATGGTTCCTTGACGGCGGGGGCGCATTTCCTGGAGCACGAGATGGGTGAGCTCCACTAAGGCGGTGATATTTACTTGGAGCATGGCCGTCAATTGCTGGCGATCGCGATCGCCAAAGGCCCCATAATCGCCAAAGCCAGCATTATTGACCAGCACATCCACCGCTAATCCCAAGGATTGAATCTGTTCATAGAGGCGGCCGGCTGCACCGGGTTCACTCAGATCTTGGGGAAGACACACCACCGATACCTTTTGGCTGAGGCGCGTCTTCAGTGCCTCTAGGGTGTCGAGGGAACGTCCCGTCAGGATCAAATGGTGCTGGCGATCGGCAAAGGCTTGGGCAAAGGCCTGCCCCAATCCCCCCGTTGCCCCCGTAATCAGTACCGTTGTCATAATTGTTACGAAAGGTAAAGATCGCTATCTTAAGAGTAATACACCTTGCAGGAAGGGACTGGGCAAAATGACCTCGACGCTCTCAGCCACGGCAGCTTTTCCCACCGCAGACTGGACTTGGCGCGGCCATCGCATTCGCTACAGCGTCAATGGCAGTGGTGCCCCAGTAGTCTTGGTTCATGGATTTGGTGCCTCCATTGGTCACTGGCGCAAAAATATCCCCGCCCTTACTGCCGCAGGCTACCGTGTCTATGCCCTTGATTTACTGGGCTTTGGTGCATCGGCAAAGCCAGATTTAGCCTACAGCTTGGATCTGTGGGCAGAGCTACTGGCGGATTTTGGGCAAGCCCATGTTGGGGAACCGGTGGTTTGGGTAGGCAACTCCATTGGGGGTCTGTTGTGTTTGATGATGGCCGCGCGCTATGGCCACACCTGCCGTGGGGTCAGTGTTCTCAACTGTGCCGGCGGACTCAACCACCGTCCCAATGAACTCAACTGGACACAGAGTCTATTTACAGCGATTTTTCGGGCGTTGGTGGCCTCCCCGATCATTGGTCATCTCATTTTCCATCAGATTCGACAGCCAGAGCGCATCCGCAAAACCCTAACCCAAGTCTATGCCAATCCCGAAGCCATTACCGATGAATTGGTGGAGCTGCTGCATCGACCGGCGATGGATGCGGGTGCGAAGGAGGTCTTTGCCCGCGTCATTTCGGCACCCCCTGGACCCAAAATTGTTGATTTGCTGCCCCACATTCAAGTGCCAATTCTAGTGCTGTGGGGGGAAGTGGATCCTTGGACACCAGTGTCGGGAACAAAGCACTTTGAGGCTCACCAGGAACGTTTACCCATTCGCATTGAACGGCTCCCCCATACCGGCCACTGTCCCCATGATGATCGCCCCGAACTTGTCAACCCGATCTTAATTGAGTGGCTGCAACAGTTAACTCAAGGCTAGCTCAGTCACTTCAACAA is a window of Thermosynechococcus vestitus BP-1 DNA encoding:
- a CDS encoding type II CAAX endopeptidase family protein; this translates as MSFKRLVLAALSVVVAALITLSLLGSYWEPQTQGQINLFQTNLSLQAREWQGLGDADIRDRFLGDLQGAIKAYERVLKTPTPQNQLLRLHLGVLYAEAGQGDRALKTWQFLIQEAQGATRSTAEVLLGLWSEPPQLLPEAEPLIKQTLQGWFRDRALERLYELQQRSDALMALARAAQNRAQGAFYRLALLGTTPLLGSLIGIVLWIVWIYQHLRRRHQGNPLPSPTPVIWGWETLWEGMVIWFALFFAISLLLMPLVRALISWGLPLRSAMAQTLYALASYSLIMGAGLGWLWYFLRPFGKRPWQWLCWQGGLRGALRWGVGGYFAALPLVLLSSLASQALLKNQGGGNPLLEIILQSRDYPTFALLYVMVALMAPFFEEILFRGFFFRSVQSYLPLGSAMGLTGVLFATAHLNLADLLPLTVLGTVLSYIYWQSQNIGAAMILHSLWNSGSFLGLLLLSGGAKAGF
- a CDS encoding SDR family NAD(P)-dependent oxidoreductase; the protein is MTTVLITGATGGLGQAFAQAFADRQHHLILTGRSLDTLEALKTRLSQKVSVVCLPQDLSEPGAAGRLYEQIQSLGLAVDVLVNNAGFGDYGAFGDRDRQQLTAMLQVNITALVELTHLVLQEMRPRRQGTIINVSSIAAFQPLPYLAVYAASKAFVRHFSEALWAEVKPLGIRVLAVCPGPTATNFFERADMTRNPALIAQQDTPEQVVAETLAALQTDVATVIPGQPANRFLALAGRLVPRQWLVQQLEPRFRPPAQ
- a CDS encoding alpha/beta fold hydrolase; this translates as MTSTLSATAAFPTADWTWRGHRIRYSVNGSGAPVVLVHGFGASIGHWRKNIPALTAAGYRVYALDLLGFGASAKPDLAYSLDLWAELLADFGQAHVGEPVVWVGNSIGGLLCLMMAARYGHTCRGVSVLNCAGGLNHRPNELNWTQSLFTAIFRALVASPIIGHLIFHQIRQPERIRKTLTQVYANPEAITDELVELLHRPAMDAGAKEVFARVISAPPGPKIVDLLPHIQVPILVLWGEVDPWTPVSGTKHFEAHQERLPIRIERLPHTGHCPHDDRPELVNPILIEWLQQLTQG